From the genome of Leguminivora glycinivorella isolate SPB_JAAS2020 chromosome Z, LegGlyc_1.1, whole genome shotgun sequence, one region includes:
- the LOC125241241 gene encoding ras-related protein Rab-2A-like produces METSAKTAANVEEAFINTAKEIYEKIQEGVFDINNEANGIKIGPQHSGGGAAGGAGAAAGGAAGGGCC; encoded by the exons ATGGAGACCTCGGCGAAGACCGCCGCCAACGTAGAGGAGGCCTTCATCAACACCGCCAAAGAGATCTACGAGAAAATCCAGGAGGGAGTCTTTGACATCAACAATGAG GCGAACGGCATCAAGATCGGGCCGCAGCactcgggcggcggcgcggcgggcggcgcgggcgcggcggcgggcggcgcggcgggcggcggcTGCTGTTAG